A region from the Lentisphaera profundi genome encodes:
- a CDS encoding class I SAM-dependent methyltransferase yields the protein MKCTLCKAALRLLHKNMYDDRFAYPKYFDIMYCKQCQFAQTTPPLESREIPELYEKYYPHSKTNAAQVRNNFTGMNPTQIADKKGAEGFPIDLLKPSAKLLDVGAGACYFLYAMKLLGFETFGLDPDPSAKKIAAELDLEVESAFLEDKPFPGMSFDVITANQVLEHTPDPKAFLNAATERLSKNGLIVLSFPNLNSWHRRIFGRFWINWHVPYHINFFTKKSISALAKMSDLEIIDYKTVTPPIWSRMQIRSLWKYPKKGEANRIWAAEKAVLESATNHDSAPAKKSLKGHLKNMVWATISLICLPFDYLADKLGRGDSITVVLRKKTSD from the coding sequence ATGAAGTGTACACTTTGTAAGGCAGCGTTAAGATTACTACATAAAAATATGTATGATGATCGTTTTGCTTATCCCAAGTATTTTGATATTATGTATTGCAAGCAATGTCAGTTTGCGCAAACAACTCCGCCTTTAGAGAGCCGAGAGATACCTGAGTTATATGAAAAATATTACCCGCATAGTAAAACCAATGCGGCGCAAGTACGCAATAATTTCACAGGGATGAATCCAACGCAAATCGCCGATAAGAAAGGTGCCGAGGGCTTCCCCATCGATCTCCTAAAGCCAAGTGCCAAGCTCTTGGATGTGGGCGCGGGGGCCTGCTATTTTTTATACGCCATGAAGCTTTTGGGCTTTGAAACCTTTGGCTTAGATCCCGATCCGAGTGCAAAAAAAATTGCTGCAGAATTAGATTTAGAAGTGGAGAGTGCATTTTTGGAAGACAAACCCTTTCCTGGTATGAGCTTTGATGTCATTACCGCAAATCAAGTCTTGGAGCATACGCCAGATCCAAAAGCTTTTTTAAATGCGGCCACCGAGCGCTTGAGTAAAAATGGCTTGATCGTGCTTTCATTTCCAAACTTAAATTCATGGCATCGACGAATCTTCGGGCGATTTTGGATTAACTGGCACGTCCCGTATCATATTAACTTCTTTACAAAAAAATCTATTAGCGCTTTAGCTAAGATGAGCGATTTAGAAATTATCGATTATAAAACTGTGACACCACCCATTTGGAGTCGCATGCAAATTAGGTCCTTATGGAAATACCCCAAGAAGGGAGAGGCGAATCGTATTTGGGCAGCTGAGAAAGCGGTGCTTGAAAGTGCTACTAATCATGATAGCGCACCAGCTAAAAAAAGTTTAAAAGGCCATCTAAAAAATATGGTGTGGGCGACGATATCCTTAATATGCCTGCCTTTTGATTATTTAGCAGATAAGCTTGGTCGAGGCGACTCGATCACCGTCGTGCTCAGAAAGAAAACATCTGATTGA
- a CDS encoding glycosyltransferase family 2 protein — translation MNEVKSSKLYVVLPFFNGVSREFLESLKAQSYENFQLILVDDGSTDESLSLCQEYFPDSILLQGQGNLWWGGSLHQSYKYFQSNSVNDNDLVIFLNNDVELTSDFFAMGVQGLEPNSLFLAEAYCKKSREKIDAGVHVDWRQFSFKQAKEASEINCLSTRGLILKLEDFLAIGGFYPRLLPHYLSDYEFTMRAFTKGYKLKTDEAFRLYSDSSISGYHHPEKGAENLLDFLWRLFSKKCPINPIYRTSFLVLACPWPYLPQNLFKVWAVTLKLIILNVMSRKCDE, via the coding sequence ATGAATGAAGTTAAAAGCTCAAAACTATATGTGGTGCTACCATTTTTTAATGGAGTTTCCCGAGAATTTTTAGAGAGTCTAAAAGCTCAAAGTTACGAGAATTTTCAGCTCATTTTAGTTGATGATGGATCAACGGATGAATCACTTTCATTATGCCAGGAATATTTTCCGGATAGTATTCTGCTTCAAGGGCAGGGCAACTTGTGGTGGGGTGGCTCGCTACATCAATCCTACAAATATTTTCAATCCAATAGCGTTAATGACAATGACTTAGTCATTTTTTTAAATAATGATGTAGAATTAACAAGTGATTTTTTTGCCATGGGCGTGCAGGGCTTAGAGCCTAATAGCCTATTTTTGGCCGAGGCCTACTGCAAAAAAAGTCGCGAGAAAATTGATGCCGGCGTGCATGTTGATTGGCGACAGTTTTCCTTTAAGCAAGCGAAAGAAGCATCAGAAATTAATTGTCTTTCGACTCGCGGACTCATATTAAAGCTTGAAGACTTCCTAGCGATAGGGGGTTTTTATCCCCGCTTGCTACCGCATTACTTATCGGATTACGAATTTACTATGAGGGCATTCACGAAGGGATATAAATTGAAGACGGATGAAGCCTTCCGACTTTATTCGGATAGCTCAATATCTGGTTACCATCACCCTGAAAAAGGGGCGGAAAATTTACTGGATTTTCTGTGGCGCTTATTTTCGAAGAAGTGTCCGATCAATCCGATATATAGGACTAGCTTTCTTGTACTAGCCTGTCCTTGGCCCTATTTACCCCAAAATTTATTTAAGGTTTGGGCGGTTACGCTTAAGCTGATTATTTTAAATGTGATGAGCAGAAAATGTGATGAGTAA
- the rfbA gene encoding glucose-1-phosphate thymidylyltransferase RfbA: MNRKGIILAGGSGTRLHPVTLGVNKQLLPVYDKPMIYYPLSVLMLAGIREILIITSPEDLNSFQKLLGTGETFGVHLEYEIQEKPEGLAQAFIIGEKFIGQSPCTLILGDNIFYGESLINILLEAGKQEKGATVFGCCVRDPERYGVVSFNEAGDVLSLEEKPQSPKSNYAVTGLYFYDNDVIEIAKKVKPSARGELEITSINQAYLERGDLQVEIFGRGIAWLDTGTHQSLLQASQFIHTLDDRQGLKVACLEEIAYMNDWLSKDDIVAASERLQKTDYGQYLKKIVTSPRIGK, translated from the coding sequence ATGAATAGAAAGGGCATTATTTTAGCGGGTGGTTCGGGGACACGTTTACATCCCGTCACCCTAGGCGTGAATAAACAGCTTTTGCCCGTTTATGATAAGCCGATGATTTATTATCCCTTGTCGGTTTTGATGTTAGCAGGGATTCGTGAAATACTTATTATTACAAGTCCAGAAGATTTAAATTCATTTCAAAAATTGTTAGGTACAGGAGAGACCTTTGGAGTTCATCTTGAGTATGAAATCCAGGAAAAGCCCGAGGGTTTAGCGCAAGCCTTTATTATCGGAGAAAAATTCATTGGGCAATCACCCTGCACCTTGATTTTAGGAGATAATATTTTTTATGGCGAAAGTCTCATTAATATTTTACTAGAAGCAGGCAAGCAGGAAAAGGGAGCCACGGTCTTTGGCTGTTGCGTACGCGATCCGGAAAGATATGGGGTGGTATCCTTTAATGAAGCGGGAGACGTTTTATCGCTTGAGGAAAAACCGCAATCACCAAAGTCTAATTATGCGGTTACGGGCCTCTATTTTTATGATAATGATGTGATTGAAATTGCCAAGAAGGTGAAGCCATCAGCGCGTGGTGAACTGGAAATAACCAGTATTAATCAAGCCTACCTCGAACGTGGCGATCTGCAGGTAGAAATCTTTGGTCGAGGCATTGCCTGGTTAGATACGGGCACGCATCAAAGTTTATTGCAGGCAAGTCAGTTTATCCATACTTTGGATGATCGACAGGGCTTAAAAGTAGCTTGTTTGGAAGAAATAGCTTATATGAATGATTGGTTGAGCAAAGATGATATAGTTGCCGCGAGTGAACGCTTACAGAAAACTGACTATGGTCAATACCTAAAAAAAATCGTTACGTCCCCGAGAATCGGTAAATGA
- a CDS encoding sugar 3,4-ketoisomerase produces MLSKEILVKNSGWVELPQISDERDGVLNIMEVGKNIPFDIKRVYYINHLENCVSERGKHAHKALEQVIFCINGSFVLTLDDGEKQQDILMNRSNQGVILGVNLWHTMHDFSSGCVLLVVASDVYRESDYIRDYDEFKQYVENS; encoded by the coding sequence TTGTTATCAAAAGAAATATTAGTTAAAAATAGTGGCTGGGTTGAGTTACCGCAGATTAGTGATGAGCGTGATGGTGTGCTCAATATCATGGAAGTGGGCAAGAATATTCCTTTTGATATAAAGCGCGTGTATTACATAAATCATTTAGAGAATTGTGTGAGTGAACGTGGAAAGCATGCCCATAAAGCTCTCGAACAGGTAATTTTCTGTATTAATGGGAGCTTTGTACTTACATTAGATGATGGTGAAAAGCAACAGGATATTCTCATGAATCGCAGTAATCAAGGCGTAATTTTAGGAGTCAACTTGTGGCATACAATGCACGATTTCTCCAGTGGCTGTGTACTGTTAGTGGTGGCTTCTGATGTATATCGAGAAAGTGACTATATACGTGACTACGATGAATTTAAACAATATGTAGAGAATAGTTGA
- a CDS encoding DegT/DnrJ/EryC1/StrS family aminotransferase, giving the protein MVKFNNFDRQYQALEDEIDMALKKVLKSGWYILGKELSSFEKSLASYVGTKYAVGVASGTDALILSLMCIGLGPGDEVITSDLTAYPTITAIQALGAIPIAVDVDVKTGLIDAQCIEAAISKKTKVIIPVHLYGQSCEMNQIMAIAEVHKLEVVEDCAQSIGAQYKGRTTGTFGRLSSFSFYPTKNLGAYGDAGAICTNSKQDYETLLELRNYGQTRRYVHERRGLNSRLDEMQAAILNVKLKYLDAGNLRRVELAKKYLKGLPEKYLLDFKEGSVFHLFPIKVKNRDAFISFMEKKGIETLIHYPYPVSEQAAFGYARLDNPKVDELTKKLVSLPIAPELEDEEIERVIEAVRAYGNE; this is encoded by the coding sequence ATGGTTAAGTTTAATAATTTTGATCGTCAGTACCAAGCTCTGGAAGACGAGATCGATATGGCGCTGAAGAAGGTACTAAAAAGTGGTTGGTATATCCTAGGTAAGGAATTAAGCAGTTTCGAAAAGTCACTTGCTTCTTACGTGGGCACGAAATATGCCGTCGGTGTGGCCTCGGGAACGGATGCCTTGATACTCAGTCTAATGTGCATTGGCCTTGGTCCTGGTGATGAAGTGATTACGAGCGATTTAACTGCCTATCCCACAATAACGGCAATTCAAGCATTGGGAGCAATACCAATCGCCGTGGATGTAGATGTAAAAACTGGCCTGATTGATGCTCAGTGTATAGAAGCTGCGATTAGCAAAAAAACCAAAGTGATTATACCCGTACATCTTTATGGGCAAAGCTGTGAGATGAATCAGATTATGGCTATTGCGGAGGTACATAAACTGGAGGTAGTTGAAGATTGTGCCCAATCGATAGGAGCGCAATACAAAGGACGTACTACAGGTACTTTTGGGCGCCTATCGAGTTTTTCATTTTATCCAACCAAAAATTTGGGTGCCTATGGTGACGCGGGTGCGATTTGCACGAATTCTAAGCAAGATTATGAAACGTTGCTCGAGCTTAGGAATTATGGTCAAACGCGACGTTATGTTCATGAAAGGCGCGGGTTGAATAGTCGCCTAGATGAAATGCAGGCTGCAATACTGAATGTTAAACTTAAGTATTTAGATGCGGGGAATTTGAGACGAGTCGAGCTCGCAAAAAAGTATTTAAAGGGCTTGCCAGAAAAATATTTATTAGATTTCAAAGAGGGTTCGGTATTTCACTTATTTCCCATTAAAGTCAAAAACCGAGACGCATTTATCAGCTTTATGGAGAAAAAGGGTATTGAAACTTTGATCCACTATCCTTATCCAGTAAGTGAACAGGCTGCCTTTGGATATGCAAGATTAGATAACCCCAAAGTAGATGAACTGACAAAGAAACTTGTGTCCTTACCAATTGCACCGGAGTTGGAAGATGAGGAAATTGAACGAGTTATTGAGGCAGTAAGGGCTTATGGAAATGAATAG